Proteins from one Arthrobacter sp. Soc17.1.1.1 genomic window:
- a CDS encoding GAF and ANTAR domain-containing protein, whose product MNSEPTLNELAAAFGRIRGLLLTEETVQHAVDLLAEAARDLIPGATGAGVSLIHHGRRTSSGATDASVLRADELQYELSEGPCLDAWATSSPARVDDTTTPGQRWPRWAAAAAGMSVRSCQSVPLVQGQAAIGAMKVYSTEAHAFDEATEHALTRFAASAAALLGHVQTTETPLRIRAELAGALQTRDRIGMAKGILMAQRGIDERAALRELVARAQEGRRTVADVALELTGGVDSSAS is encoded by the coding sequence ATGAACTCCGAACCCACTCTCAACGAACTCGCCGCGGCTTTCGGCCGTATCCGCGGGTTGCTCCTCACCGAGGAGACCGTCCAGCACGCCGTGGACCTCCTCGCCGAAGCGGCACGGGACCTCATCCCCGGCGCCACCGGCGCGGGCGTCTCCCTCATCCACCACGGTCGACGGACCAGCAGCGGCGCGACCGACGCATCGGTCCTGCGGGCCGACGAACTGCAGTACGAACTCTCCGAGGGGCCCTGCCTCGACGCGTGGGCCACGAGCAGCCCCGCACGGGTCGACGACACCACCACCCCCGGCCAGCGCTGGCCCCGATGGGCTGCGGCGGCCGCCGGGATGTCGGTGCGCTCCTGCCAGAGCGTGCCGCTGGTCCAGGGACAGGCCGCCATCGGCGCCATGAAGGTCTACTCCACGGAGGCGCATGCCTTCGACGAGGCGACCGAGCACGCGCTGACGCGCTTCGCAGCCTCCGCCGCCGCCCTGCTCGGCCATGTACAGACCACGGAGACGCCCCTGCGCATCCGGGCCGAACTGGCCGGCGCCCTGCAGACGCGGGACCGGATCGGCATGGCCAAGGGCATCCTGATGGCGCAGCGCGGCATCGACGAACGCGCCGCCCTGCGGGAACTCGTCGCCCGTGCGCAGGAGGGCAGGCGCACCGTGGCGGACGTCGCTCTGGAACTGACCGGCGGCGTGGACTCCTCCGCGTCCTAG
- a CDS encoding ABC transporter permease, protein MTALGEASSALVPTAGAVVLLMAVTVGVLAWSRSPHHWAPALAVLRGAVQLGLISLILGGVITSALWVACALLVMFTVAAATATRRIGSTRRHVLLITLGMGSGVVVTLAVVFLTGAIEAEPRYLLALGGIVIGNTMSIATLAGRRLHEATLERWDEVEGWLALGATRRRATLDMARTTVHSALIPSTDQTRTTGLVTLPGAFVGAIFGGISPLEAGRFQIVVLASIMAAGAVTAVVLVRGLAPAGVRPDPLP, encoded by the coding sequence ATGACCGCCCTCGGGGAAGCCTCCTCAGCCCTCGTCCCGACAGCGGGTGCCGTCGTGCTGCTCATGGCCGTCACCGTGGGAGTCCTCGCCTGGTCCCGCTCGCCCCACCACTGGGCTCCCGCGCTGGCCGTGCTGCGCGGTGCGGTGCAGCTGGGGCTCATCAGCCTGATCCTCGGCGGGGTGATCACCAGTGCCCTGTGGGTGGCCTGTGCGCTGCTGGTGATGTTCACGGTGGCTGCGGCGACGGCGACCCGCCGCATCGGCTCCACCCGGCGCCATGTCCTGCTGATAACGCTGGGGATGGGATCGGGCGTCGTCGTGACCCTCGCCGTCGTATTCCTCACGGGTGCGATCGAGGCCGAACCGCGCTACCTGCTGGCCCTCGGCGGGATCGTCATCGGCAACACCATGTCCATCGCGACGCTCGCCGGGCGCCGCCTCCACGAGGCCACCCTGGAGCGATGGGACGAGGTGGAGGGCTGGCTCGCGCTCGGGGCGACGCGCCGCCGGGCGACCCTCGACATGGCACGGACCACCGTCCACTCGGCACTCATCCCGTCCACCGATCAGACGAGGACCACCGGGCTGGTCACACTGCCCGGTGCCTTCGTGGGCGCGATCTTCGGCGGGATCTCCCCGCTCGAGGCGGGCCGCTTCCAGATCGTGGTCCTCGCGTCGATCATGGCGGCAGGCGCGGTCACCGCCGTCGTGCTGGTGCGCGGGCTCGCGCCCGCAGGGGTGCGGCCCGACCCGCTGCCGTAG
- a CDS encoding DUF429 domain-containing protein, whose protein sequence is MLTAGVDLAAESKGTALAVLDWSRSRVTAEVRTAVPDADIAAVAPAVARLGIDCAFGWPDDFVSFLARHASGGRMDTGADQGMAWRRRLSYRATDRATRELTGRWPLSVATDRLGLTAMHCAVLLEAIGDALGTPVDRSGGGTAVEVYPGAALRVWGFDTRGYKNDAGVRGGLLAQLLARVPWLDLTPPGRQLMTDSDDAFDAVVAALAARAHALGLTHPVPTDYRDQARREGWIALPVGRLEDLAPG, encoded by the coding sequence GTGCTCACAGCCGGGGTGGATCTCGCAGCAGAATCGAAGGGCACGGCCCTCGCGGTGCTCGACTGGTCACGGTCTCGTGTGACGGCCGAGGTGCGGACGGCAGTGCCCGACGCCGACATCGCGGCCGTCGCTCCTGCCGTCGCCCGCCTGGGCATCGACTGCGCGTTCGGGTGGCCCGACGACTTCGTCTCCTTCCTCGCCCGGCATGCCTCCGGCGGGCGCATGGACACCGGGGCCGACCAGGGCATGGCATGGCGGCGCCGCCTGTCCTACCGGGCCACGGACCGCGCCACCCGGGAGCTCACGGGTCGGTGGCCGCTGAGCGTCGCGACCGACCGGCTCGGCCTCACCGCGATGCACTGCGCCGTCCTGCTCGAGGCGATCGGCGACGCGCTGGGGACGCCGGTGGACCGCTCCGGGGGCGGAACCGCCGTCGAGGTCTATCCCGGCGCCGCGCTGCGCGTCTGGGGCTTCGACACGCGCGGGTACAAGAACGACGCCGGCGTGCGGGGTGGGCTCCTGGCGCAGCTCCTGGCGCGCGTGCCCTGGCTGGACCTCACGCCGCCGGGCCGGCAGCTCATGACGGACTCCGACGACGCGTTCGACGCCGTCGTCGCGGCCCTCGCGGCGCGTGCCCACGCCCTGGGCCTCACGCACCCCGTCCCGACGGACTACCGCGACCAGGCGCGCCGGGAGGGCTGGATCGCGCTGCCCGTGGGACGGTTGGAGGACCTCGCTCCCGGGTGA
- a CDS encoding ABC transporter substrate-binding protein, giving the protein MTISRRQILGGAGFLAAAAALNGCAGFSGGGNDGGGGGDGDADTLTFTTWGSPAEEEGFRNGIAAFEAANSGTKVELNLVPYEQIFQNIDAQLQAGTAPDLFRVDYGTIGAYSSQDQLLDLSDYFDTAAAEEFLPSMWEAVQFDGKPFGVPHQTDTSALVYRTDLFEQAGIGAVPDSLESAWTWDEFRQVAEKLRGSLPDDLYPFVYNWQLGGSTRWLSWLFQAGGRLFNDDLTGSAIESDAGRKALEFTQGFFTDGLVPPSSSVKSSTYADDAFSAGTTAMAFVGNFVLPGLEENIQGFEWGATYLPRDERGACDLGGNALVATRNARNPELAAEFLKFMTQPDQMSDFCARAMELPTLNSLVGTELDYQTRPDIAGIFVEQATTLEPGDVQQLTSPAMATINPKLRDQLEAAFTQGQPVEQTLATIAAAVDEAAG; this is encoded by the coding sequence ATGACCATTTCCAGACGGCAGATCCTCGGCGGCGCAGGTTTCCTCGCAGCGGCGGCGGCACTCAACGGCTGCGCCGGATTCTCGGGAGGTGGCAACGACGGTGGAGGGGGCGGCGACGGCGACGCCGACACCCTCACCTTCACCACATGGGGCAGCCCGGCCGAGGAGGAGGGGTTCCGGAACGGCATCGCCGCCTTCGAGGCCGCGAACTCCGGCACGAAGGTGGAGCTCAACCTCGTCCCCTACGAACAGATCTTCCAGAACATCGATGCGCAGCTGCAGGCGGGCACGGCCCCCGACCTCTTCCGCGTGGACTACGGCACCATCGGCGCCTACAGCAGCCAGGACCAGCTCCTGGACCTCAGCGACTACTTCGACACCGCGGCCGCCGAGGAGTTCCTGCCGTCGATGTGGGAGGCGGTGCAGTTCGACGGCAAGCCCTTCGGCGTCCCCCACCAGACGGACACCTCGGCCCTCGTGTACCGCACGGACCTCTTCGAGCAGGCAGGCATCGGGGCCGTCCCTGACAGCCTCGAGTCCGCCTGGACGTGGGACGAGTTCCGGCAGGTGGCGGAGAAGCTGCGCGGCTCCCTCCCCGACGACCTCTACCCCTTCGTGTACAACTGGCAGCTCGGCGGCTCCACGCGGTGGCTGAGCTGGCTGTTCCAGGCGGGCGGGCGCCTGTTCAACGACGACCTCACCGGATCGGCCATCGAGTCCGACGCCGGCCGGAAGGCGCTCGAGTTCACGCAGGGCTTCTTCACCGACGGCCTCGTGCCGCCCAGCAGTTCCGTGAAGTCCTCCACGTACGCCGACGACGCGTTCTCCGCGGGCACGACGGCCATGGCCTTCGTGGGCAACTTCGTGCTGCCCGGTCTCGAGGAGAACATCCAGGGCTTCGAGTGGGGCGCCACCTACCTCCCGCGCGACGAGCGCGGCGCCTGCGACCTCGGTGGCAACGCCCTCGTCGCCACCAGGAACGCGCGCAACCCCGAGCTCGCGGCCGAGTTCCTGAAGTTCATGACGCAGCCGGACCAGATGTCCGATTTCTGCGCCCGCGCCATGGAGCTGCCCACCCTCAACAGCCTCGTCGGCACGGAACTGGACTACCAGACGCGGCCCGACATCGCCGGCATCTTCGTGGAGCAGGCCACCACGCTGGAGCCGGGTGACGTCCAGCAGCTCACGTCACCGGCCATGGCGACCATCAACCCGAAGCTCCGGGACCAGCTGGAGGCCGCCTTCACCCAGGGCCAGCCCGTCGAGCAGACGCTCGCCACCATCGCTGCGGCCGTCGACGAGGCAGCCGGCTGA
- a CDS encoding SDR family oxidoreductase, with amino-acid sequence MDSTSLAGRTFVVTGVSRRKGIGYAVASRLAGMGASLFLHHYAPHDAEQPWGADSIDDVVTSLRGRLRDGADLAHASIDLARHDGGELLIKAARSALGHLDGLVCNHARSGGDGRLDEISWEDLDAHWQVNTRSTILATQHFADQHDGREGGRVIWMTSGQVAGPMTGEIAYAASKAALAGLTASVADHLADRRILLNTVNPGPVNTGYLDDDTADRPLETLQDVLAHFPSGRFGEPDDPARLIAWLLSDEGRWMVGQVLSTEGGFRRW; translated from the coding sequence ATGGACTCCACCTCGCTGGCAGGGCGCACGTTCGTGGTCACCGGTGTCAGCCGGCGCAAGGGCATCGGCTACGCCGTCGCCTCGCGCCTCGCCGGTATGGGCGCGAGCCTCTTCCTGCACCACTACGCACCGCACGACGCCGAGCAGCCCTGGGGTGCCGACAGCATCGACGACGTCGTCACCTCCCTGCGCGGCCGGCTGCGGGACGGCGCGGACCTCGCCCACGCGAGTATCGACCTCGCGCGACACGACGGCGGCGAGCTGCTCATCAAAGCGGCCCGCTCGGCGCTCGGCCACCTCGACGGGCTGGTCTGCAACCACGCCAGGAGCGGGGGCGACGGACGGCTCGACGAGATCTCCTGGGAGGACCTCGACGCGCACTGGCAGGTCAACACGCGCTCCACCATCCTCGCGACGCAGCACTTCGCCGACCAGCACGACGGCCGGGAGGGCGGGCGCGTCATCTGGATGACGTCCGGGCAGGTGGCCGGCCCCATGACGGGGGAGATCGCCTACGCGGCGTCCAAGGCGGCGCTCGCGGGACTCACGGCCTCCGTCGCCGACCACCTCGCGGACCGGCGCATCCTGCTGAACACCGTCAACCCGGGCCCGGTCAACACCGGCTATCTCGACGACGACACGGCGGACCGGCCGCTCGAGACCCTGCAGGACGTCCTCGCGCACTTCCCGTCGGGGCGCTTCGGAGAACCCGACGACCCCGCGCGGCTCATCGCCTGGCTGCTGAGCGACGAGGGGCGCTGGATGGTGGGCCAGGTGCTGAGCACGGAGGGCGGGTTCCGGCGCTGGTGA
- a CDS encoding GAF and ANTAR domain-containing protein, which produces MNERPALHSPEHTQHLLQDLVMTCTGLDDFLQRLVEVASGALAEDPGQVMVGVTVLRQRAKAAITGTCPAAHTLTAIQYRFGDGPAVQAAAGETVEVADFLRSADFPLYGTAALQRGIRSALGVPVPLDGPTTAVLTYYAREPRAFPEETVHRAEQFTASAATPLGLTVRLAGLTDKTEQLAAAMESRTTIDLAAGVIMARRGCTQDEAIGLLRAASSSRNMRLRDLASNVLASTVEAPVSTHFD; this is translated from the coding sequence ATGAACGAAAGGCCCGCTCTGCACTCCCCGGAGCACACGCAGCACCTCCTGCAGGATCTGGTGATGACCTGTACCGGGCTGGACGACTTCCTCCAACGGCTCGTCGAGGTCGCCTCCGGGGCGCTCGCCGAGGACCCCGGGCAGGTCATGGTCGGCGTCACCGTCCTCCGGCAGCGCGCGAAGGCCGCGATCACGGGCACCTGCCCGGCGGCACACACCCTCACCGCCATCCAGTACCGGTTCGGCGACGGCCCCGCCGTGCAGGCGGCCGCCGGGGAGACGGTGGAGGTGGCGGACTTCCTGCGGAGCGCCGACTTCCCGCTCTACGGCACCGCCGCCCTGCAGCGGGGCATCCGCTCCGCGCTCGGGGTGCCGGTCCCGCTGGACGGCCCGACGACGGCCGTCCTCACCTACTACGCGCGTGAACCCCGTGCCTTCCCCGAGGAGACGGTCCACCGCGCGGAGCAGTTCACGGCCTCGGCGGCCACACCGCTGGGACTCACGGTCCGGCTCGCAGGCCTCACCGACAAGACCGAACAGCTGGCCGCTGCCATGGAGTCCCGCACGACCATCGACCTGGCGGCGGGCGTGATCATGGCACGCAGGGGATGTACGCAGGACGAGGCGATCGGGCTCCTGCGCGCGGCCTCGAGTTCGCGGAACATGCGGCTCCGGGATCTTGCGTCGAATGTCCTCGCGAGCACCGTCGAGGCCCCGGTCAGCACGCACTTCGACTGA
- a CDS encoding GAF and ANTAR domain-containing protein — MKEQQELGSVGDELFALLTETADIQAFLDEFAGIAARRLSMTGDVSCAITLVRRRKAGTLAASDGIARRADEFQNRFQEGPCLEAAATGMTVYCSDTARDPRWPTYLGRLDTGHVRSILGVTIDLGDEGQAALNVYAAQPHAFGSAAVEAAEALAGSASASLRFAVRAAYLDDRQKDLETALASRRVINTAVGIIMFQNTCSQADALAILQRASSSRNAKLRVIAEGVVASAARRP; from the coding sequence ATGAAAGAGCAGCAGGAACTGGGCAGTGTCGGCGACGAACTGTTCGCGCTGCTGACCGAAACGGCCGATATCCAGGCCTTCCTCGACGAGTTCGCCGGTATCGCCGCGCGCCGGCTGTCGATGACGGGCGACGTCTCCTGCGCGATCACGCTGGTGCGACGGCGGAAAGCCGGCACGCTGGCGGCGAGCGACGGGATCGCACGGAGAGCCGACGAGTTCCAGAACCGTTTCCAGGAGGGGCCGTGCCTCGAAGCGGCCGCGACGGGGATGACGGTGTACTGCTCCGATACGGCACGTGACCCGCGCTGGCCCACCTACCTCGGCCGGCTCGACACCGGGCACGTCCGGTCGATCCTCGGGGTCACCATCGACCTCGGGGACGAGGGGCAGGCGGCGTTGAACGTCTATGCGGCGCAGCCCCATGCCTTCGGCAGCGCGGCTGTCGAGGCCGCCGAGGCACTCGCCGGGTCCGCGTCCGCCTCCCTGCGGTTCGCGGTACGGGCGGCATACCTGGACGACCGGCAGAAGGACCTCGAGACGGCCCTGGCCTCACGCCGGGTCATCAACACCGCCGTCGGCATCATCATGTTCCAGAACACCTGCTCGCAGGCCGACGCCCTCGCGATCCTGCAGCGGGCCTCCAGCAGCCGCAACGCGAAGCTGCGGGTCATCGCCGAGGGCGTCGTGGCCTCGGCCGCCCGGCGGCCCTGA
- a CDS encoding hemerythrin domain-containing protein translates to MSRGVPTPTREFQESSVYTSVADQTTDQLGGPLSVLVRQKRDHVRLSTLMERLEGTTGEDQAAVLIGIYRLVFPHAFAEESVLWPVMRRVLPDGEELTLEVEREHQEVNELVTKLEGLEDGSPERADVLGRLTEVLDDDVRDEEDALFPRLQARVSRRELQVLGMLWELVRRIAPTRAHPVVARRPPGNVVAALPLSVLDRCRDAVDRALLDAPESAAPALHRAGSALAAASHAVELLPIMRSGEDSSTRAIAGRPPFPWGTAVLGAAAGLVVVALRRSVRRR, encoded by the coding sequence GTGTCCCGCGGCGTCCCGACGCCCACCCGCGAGTTCCAGGAGTCCTCCGTGTACACCTCGGTTGCAGACCAGACCACCGATCAGCTCGGTGGGCCGCTCAGCGTCCTCGTCCGGCAGAAACGGGACCATGTCCGGCTCTCCACGCTGATGGAGCGGCTGGAGGGGACGACCGGCGAGGACCAGGCTGCCGTGCTGATCGGCATCTACCGGCTGGTCTTCCCCCATGCCTTCGCCGAGGAGTCGGTGCTGTGGCCCGTGATGCGGCGGGTCCTGCCGGACGGCGAGGAGCTCACCCTCGAGGTGGAGCGCGAGCACCAGGAGGTCAACGAACTCGTCACGAAGCTCGAAGGGCTCGAGGACGGTTCTCCCGAGCGGGCGGACGTGCTCGGCCGCCTCACGGAGGTCCTCGACGACGACGTCCGCGACGAGGAGGATGCCCTGTTCCCGCGACTCCAGGCCCGGGTCAGCCGGCGGGAACTGCAGGTGCTCGGCATGCTCTGGGAACTCGTGCGGCGGATCGCCCCCACCCGCGCCCACCCCGTGGTCGCCCGCCGCCCGCCGGGCAACGTCGTCGCCGCCCTGCCGCTGTCGGTCCTCGACCGCTGCCGGGACGCCGTTGACCGCGCGCTCCTCGACGCTCCGGAGTCCGCGGCGCCGGCACTCCACCGGGCCGGTTCGGCGCTGGCCGCGGCCTCGCACGCCGTCGAGCTGCTGCCCATCATGCGGTCCGGCGAGGACTCCTCCACGCGTGCCATCGCGGGACGGCCACCGTTCCCGTGGGGGACCGCGGTGCTCGGTGCCGCCGCCGGGCTCGTCGTCGTCGCGCTGCGCCGGTCGGTACGCCGGCGGTAG
- a CDS encoding LLM class flavin-dependent oxidoreductase, translating into MKKIGFLSFGHYQDVRGSLVPTAREALVQAVELAVAAEELGVDGAYMRVHHFAPQYSAPFPLLAAMAARTTTIELGTGVIDMRYENPLYMAEEAAVTDLISNRRLQLGISRGSPETALDGFRSFGYVPGDGSTDADLARDKTALFRAAIAGHGIADANPRMTGSTGKLPIDPLSPGLSERIWWGSGTRATARWAGEQGMNLMSSTLLTEDTGVPFDELQAEQIDVFRKAWAQAGHEGTGRVSVSRSILPIVSEADEYYFGVRAQRESTDQVGILDGARSRFGRSYIGPPDVIAEQLAADAAVQAADTLLVTIPNQLGVEFNAALLGNIVRLVGPAAGLR; encoded by the coding sequence ATGAAGAAGATCGGATTCCTGTCCTTCGGCCACTACCAGGACGTGCGCGGCTCGCTCGTCCCCACGGCCCGCGAGGCCCTCGTCCAGGCCGTGGAACTCGCCGTGGCCGCGGAGGAGCTCGGCGTCGACGGTGCCTACATGCGCGTGCACCACTTCGCCCCGCAGTACTCGGCGCCCTTCCCGCTGCTGGCGGCCATGGCCGCACGGACGACGACGATCGAGCTGGGCACCGGCGTGATCGACATGCGGTACGAGAACCCGCTGTACATGGCCGAGGAAGCCGCGGTCACCGACCTCATCAGCAACAGGCGGCTGCAGCTCGGGATCAGCCGCGGCTCGCCCGAGACCGCCCTCGACGGCTTCCGCAGCTTCGGCTACGTGCCCGGGGACGGCTCCACCGACGCCGATCTCGCACGTGACAAGACGGCCCTGTTCCGTGCGGCGATCGCCGGGCACGGCATCGCCGACGCCAACCCGCGCATGACGGGCAGCACGGGGAAGCTGCCCATCGACCCGCTCTCACCCGGACTCTCCGAGCGCATTTGGTGGGGCTCGGGCACCAGGGCGACGGCGCGGTGGGCGGGGGAGCAGGGCATGAACCTGATGAGCTCCACGCTGCTGACCGAGGACACGGGCGTGCCGTTCGACGAACTGCAGGCGGAGCAGATCGACGTCTTCCGGAAGGCCTGGGCGCAGGCGGGCCACGAGGGGACGGGGCGGGTCTCCGTGAGCCGCAGCATCCTGCCCATCGTCAGCGAGGCGGACGAGTACTACTTCGGCGTCCGTGCCCAGCGGGAGTCGACGGACCAGGTGGGCATCCTCGACGGCGCACGGTCCCGCTTCGGGCGCAGCTACATCGGGCCGCCCGATGTCATCGCCGAACAGCTCGCGGCCGACGCGGCGGTGCAGGCCGCCGACACGCTGCTGGTGACGATCCCCAACCAGCTCGGCGTCGAGTTCAACGCAGCGCTCCTCGGCAACATCGTCAGGCTGGTGGGCCCCGCAGCCGGTCTGCGCTGA
- a CDS encoding carbohydrate ABC transporter permease produces the protein MSADTSAREESTGSTAPPPSPAATYTAQPGRASRRQRSTGAAAGFLGPNLILLGIFLFLPLGWAFLISFQESSGFGASGWVGLENYRRLVTDPTFWQSALNTAAFTLITVPLSLALGLGLAVLMNSVLPGRKLFRTLIYLPMVISGIATALMGVLLFDEATGIINKLLREGGLATVPWQSQGTAAFASIILVTLWIRVGFNMVIYLAGLQGISPELYEAARLEGASSWQQFRYLTVPLVGPSTFFLLIMDVIYSFQVFDTIFVMTGGGPGRSTSVLVTYAYENGFVTRDQSYAAAIGIVIFLVTLVFTAIQWRGNRSRDTVG, from the coding sequence ATGTCCGCCGACACCTCGGCCCGCGAGGAGTCGACCGGCAGCACCGCACCACCGCCCTCCCCGGCGGCCACCTACACGGCGCAGCCCGGCAGGGCCTCGCGGCGGCAACGCTCCACGGGCGCTGCCGCCGGATTCCTCGGCCCCAACCTGATCCTGCTCGGTATCTTCCTCTTCCTCCCGCTGGGCTGGGCGTTCCTCATCAGCTTCCAGGAGTCCAGCGGCTTCGGGGCCAGCGGCTGGGTGGGCCTCGAGAACTACCGGCGACTCGTCACGGATCCCACGTTCTGGCAGTCGGCGCTCAACACGGCCGCGTTCACGCTGATCACCGTGCCCCTGAGCCTGGCCCTCGGGCTCGGGCTCGCCGTCCTCATGAATTCGGTGCTGCCCGGCCGGAAGCTGTTCCGCACGCTGATCTACCTGCCCATGGTCATCTCGGGCATCGCGACGGCCCTCATGGGCGTCCTGCTGTTCGACGAGGCCACGGGCATCATCAACAAGCTGCTCCGGGAGGGCGGGCTCGCCACCGTCCCGTGGCAGTCGCAGGGCACGGCGGCCTTCGCCTCGATCATCCTGGTGACCCTGTGGATCCGGGTGGGGTTCAACATGGTCATCTACCTCGCCGGGCTCCAGGGCATCTCGCCGGAACTCTACGAGGCCGCGCGGCTGGAGGGGGCGAGCTCGTGGCAGCAGTTCCGCTATCTCACGGTGCCGCTCGTGGGACCGTCCACGTTCTTCCTGCTGATCATGGACGTCATCTACTCGTTCCAGGTCTTCGACACCATCTTCGTGATGACGGGCGGCGGGCCCGGGCGGTCGACGTCGGTGCTCGTCACCTACGCCTACGAGAACGGGTTCGTGACCCGTGACCAGAGCTACGCCGCAGCCATCGGGATCGTGATCTTCCTGGTCACGCTCGTCTTCACGGCCATCCAGTGGCGGGGCAACCGCTCGCGCGACACCGTCGGCTAG
- a CDS encoding carbohydrate ABC transporter permease, with the protein MAHPLPTRERPAGPAGPPPRVRRVSPAQRASAIARLVTAAVVGLVMMFPLYWMITIAFSPSADVVSRELQLWPSAWTLDNFRTIFGTFPAATWFGNSVVVTAIITVLTVSVNLLAGYAFAKLDFRGKGFVFLLVLSTMMVPVQVLMVAQFRLVTELGIYGTFWAVIFPSAASAFGIFLARQFIIAIPDELLEAARMDGAGTVRIFLQIILPLCKPLIAVLVLLTVMYQWNDFAWPLIALKDAQLFTLPIGLLYLQGQYGADYGAIMALALLSITPIVIMFLAFQKYFVQGLARSGIR; encoded by the coding sequence ATGGCACATCCCCTTCCCACCCGCGAGCGGCCCGCCGGCCCGGCAGGCCCTCCACCCCGCGTCCGGCGCGTGTCACCCGCACAGCGGGCCTCAGCGATCGCCCGGCTGGTGACCGCCGCCGTCGTGGGTCTCGTGATGATGTTCCCGCTGTACTGGATGATCACGATCGCCTTCTCCCCGAGCGCCGACGTCGTGAGCCGTGAGCTGCAGCTCTGGCCGTCCGCATGGACCCTCGACAATTTCCGGACCATCTTCGGCACCTTCCCCGCGGCCACCTGGTTCGGCAATTCGGTGGTGGTCACCGCGATCATCACGGTGCTCACCGTCTCGGTGAACCTGCTCGCGGGCTACGCCTTCGCGAAGCTCGACTTCAGGGGCAAGGGCTTCGTCTTCCTGCTGGTCCTCAGCACCATGATGGTGCCCGTCCAGGTGCTGATGGTGGCGCAGTTCCGCCTCGTGACCGAGCTCGGGATCTACGGCACGTTCTGGGCCGTCATCTTCCCGTCGGCGGCGTCCGCCTTCGGGATCTTCCTCGCCCGACAGTTCATCATCGCCATCCCGGACGAACTCCTGGAAGCGGCCAGGATGGACGGCGCGGGGACGGTGCGCATCTTCCTGCAGATCATCCTGCCCCTCTGCAAGCCGCTCATCGCCGTGCTGGTGCTGCTCACGGTGATGTACCAGTGGAACGACTTCGCGTGGCCGCTGATCGCGCTGAAGGACGCCCAGCTGTTCACGCTGCCCATCGGGCTGCTGTACCTGCAGGGTCAGTACGGCGCCGACTACGGGGCCATCATGGCGCTCGCGCTGCTCTCCATCACACCGATCGTCATCATGTTCCTCGCGTTCCAGAAGTACTTCGTGCAGGGCCTCGCGCGGAGCGGCATCCGCTAG
- a CDS encoding VOC family protein, whose product MTIPIKAYAHVRLTVTDIAASRAFYDAVFGLPVAFEVPEGADEETREQLGFLYGGVIYRLGATLLGLRPVADDVFSENRVGLDHLAFTVEGRDVLDDAVGQLEERGIRHSGIKDIGAGYILEFRDPDNIALELFAPKA is encoded by the coding sequence ATGACCATCCCCATCAAGGCCTATGCCCATGTCCGCCTCACCGTGACGGACATCGCTGCGTCCCGTGCGTTCTACGACGCCGTCTTCGGGTTGCCCGTCGCGTTCGAGGTGCCCGAGGGTGCCGACGAGGAGACGCGCGAGCAGCTCGGCTTCCTGTACGGCGGGGTGATCTACCGGCTCGGGGCCACGCTGCTCGGCCTGCGGCCGGTAGCGGACGACGTCTTCAGCGAGAACAGGGTGGGCCTCGACCATCTCGCGTTCACGGTCGAAGGCCGCGACGTGCTCGACGACGCCGTGGGGCAGCTCGAGGAACGCGGCATCCGGCACTCCGGGATCAAGGACATCGGTGCGGGCTACATCCTGGAGTTCCGTGACCCGGACAACATCGCACTCGAGCTGTTCGCGCCGAAGGCCTAG